A genome region from Chthonomonas sp. includes the following:
- a CDS encoding dicarboxylate/amino acid:cation symporter produces the protein MSSSERRGMAMHTKVLLGLLLGAICGAIAQQMAWPFLEGLVTNVMKPIGAIFLNLIFMIVVPLLFSALVLGVSELGDAAKIGRVGMKCLAFTILFSGIAVAIGVGMVNTFKPGSGFTPEQVQKLETTIGKKADATKSVEKSKEVKSAADTIVELIPRNPLEQAVKALDGGLLPFMVFALIFGIALAGVEPERAAPVKAFLDGLFAVSLRIIDMAMKLAPIGVFALVFSVAATLGPEAFIALGKYVVVVMVALLIHQFVVYSVMLRVFAKRNPWQFFRQIRSVMLTAFSTSSSNATLPTALKVAEEEVGLPPTISRFVLTVGATANQNGTALFEGITILFLAQMFGVSLDLGQQLTVMGLAILAGVGTAGVPGGAWPMIALILVKIGVPAEAIGICLGVDRILDMSRTVLNVTGDIAIAACVAGSERELPAPIEA, from the coding sequence ATGAGTTCGTCCGAACGACGCGGCATGGCCATGCACACCAAGGTGCTGCTCGGCCTTCTTTTGGGAGCGATTTGCGGGGCGATCGCCCAGCAGATGGCGTGGCCCTTCCTCGAAGGCTTGGTCACCAACGTGATGAAGCCGATCGGGGCGATCTTCCTCAACCTGATCTTCATGATCGTGGTGCCGCTCCTGTTTTCGGCGCTGGTGCTGGGTGTGAGCGAACTCGGCGACGCCGCCAAAATCGGGCGCGTCGGCATGAAGTGCCTTGCCTTCACGATTTTGTTCAGTGGGATCGCCGTCGCCATCGGCGTGGGCATGGTCAACACGTTCAAACCAGGCAGCGGCTTTACGCCCGAGCAGGTTCAGAAACTGGAAACCACGATCGGCAAAAAAGCCGATGCGACCAAGAGCGTCGAGAAATCCAAGGAAGTCAAGTCCGCCGCGGACACGATTGTCGAGTTGATTCCTCGCAACCCGCTGGAGCAGGCGGTGAAGGCGCTCGACGGCGGATTGCTGCCATTTATGGTGTTCGCGCTGATCTTCGGCATCGCTTTGGCCGGGGTGGAGCCCGAGCGCGCCGCGCCCGTCAAGGCCTTTTTGGATGGGCTGTTTGCGGTCTCGCTGCGCATCATTGACATGGCGATGAAGCTCGCGCCCATCGGGGTGTTTGCGCTGGTGTTTTCGGTCGCCGCGACCTTGGGGCCGGAGGCATTTATCGCGCTCGGCAAGTACGTCGTGGTGGTGATGGTGGCCCTGCTCATCCACCAGTTCGTGGTTTACAGCGTGATGCTCCGCGTCTTTGCCAAGCGCAATCCGTGGCAATTCTTCCGGCAGATTCGCTCGGTGATGCTCACCGCATTTTCGACGAGCAGCAGCAACGCCACGCTTCCGACTGCGCTCAAAGTCGCCGAGGAAGAAGTTGGATTGCCGCCAACCATCAGCCGCTTTGTGCTGACCGTGGGCGCCACCGCGAACCAAAACGGAACTGCGCTGTTTGAGGGGATCACTATACTGTTTCTGGCGCAAATGTTCGGCGTAAGCCTCGATCTCGGCCAACAGCTCACGGTGATGGGGCTCGCGATTTTGGCCGGGGTGGGAACCGCGGGCGTCCCGGGTGGCGCGTGGCCGATGATCGCCCTAATCTTGGTGAAGATCGGCGTGCCTGCCGAAGCCATCGGCATTTGCCTTGGCGTGGACCGAATTTTGGACATGAGCCGCACCGTCCTGAATGTGACCGGCGACATCGCGATTGCTGCCTGCGTGGCGGGGAGCGAGCGCGAGCTTCCGGCTCCCATCGAGGCGTAA
- a CDS encoding TfoX/Sxy family protein: MPLTKEVFDSTVAVLQGVRPVTWRKMFGGAGFYVDGVFFALLDDDRLFFKVDDHSKGEYEERGMEPWVWDGNVSDAYRELPEEIMASDEQLGLWIDEAVQAAIRRKSKTKTKKSK; encoded by the coding sequence ATGCCTTTGACAAAAGAGGTGTTCGATTCGACGGTGGCTGTGTTGCAAGGAGTTCGCCCGGTGACCTGGCGAAAGATGTTCGGCGGGGCTGGATTCTATGTGGATGGCGTGTTTTTCGCGCTGCTCGATGATGATCGCCTGTTCTTTAAGGTGGACGACCACAGCAAGGGCGAGTACGAAGAGCGGGGAATGGAGCCGTGGGTGTGGGATGGCAATGTGAGCGACGCTTACCGTGAGCTGCCAGAAGAGATCATGGCTTCCGACGAGCAGCTGGGATTGTGGATTGACGAGGCGGTGCAAGCCGCAATTCGTCGCAAGAGCAAAACAAAGACCAAGAAATCGAAGTAG
- a CDS encoding D-tyrosyl-tRNA(Tyr) deacylase, translating into MRAVVQRVTEAEVCISGKITGRIGPGFLVLVAGATDDTDADAVWLADRIWGMRILSDADGKMNLSLADAGLSEILVVSQFTLYGDARKSRRPSFVGSAPYDRGLELYNQFTAALRACGATLAEGVFGANMQVSLVNDGPVTLILDSRA; encoded by the coding sequence ATGCGGGCGGTAGTTCAAAGGGTCACCGAGGCCGAGGTGTGCATTTCTGGCAAAATTACGGGGCGAATCGGGCCGGGCTTCCTCGTTTTGGTCGCCGGGGCAACCGACGACACGGACGCCGACGCCGTCTGGTTGGCCGACCGCATTTGGGGCATGCGCATCCTCAGCGACGCCGACGGCAAGATGAACCTCTCCCTGGCCGATGCGGGCCTCAGCGAAATCTTGGTGGTCAGCCAGTTCACGCTCTATGGCGATGCCCGCAAGAGTCGTCGCCCGAGCTTTGTCGGCTCCGCGCCCTATGATCGTGGCCTTGAGCTTTACAACCAGTTCACGGCCGCGCTGCGCGCATGTGGAGCCACCCTTGCCGAGGGCGTGTTTGGCGCGAACATGCAGGTCAGCCTCGTTAACGACGGGCCGGTCACGCTGATTTTGGACAGCCGAGCCTAA